A section of the Apodemus sylvaticus chromosome 10, mApoSyl1.1, whole genome shotgun sequence genome encodes:
- the LOC127694316 gene encoding olfactory receptor 2T29-like — protein MRNYTGQSDFTLLGFFSQSKHPALLAVVIFVVFMVALFGNALLILLIVSDIHLHTPMYFFISQLSLMDMMYISVTVPKMLLDQVVGSQKISAAACGMQMFLYLTLGGSEFLLLAAMSYDRYVAICHPLRYPVLMNHRVCLLLLSVCWLLGSLDGFMLTPVTMTFPFCGSRKIHHFFCEVPAVTKLSCSDTWLYETLMYVCCVLMILIPVTVISGSYSSILLTVLRMNSAEGRKKALATCSSHMTVVLLFYGAAVYTYMLPASLHTPEKDMVVSVFYTILTPLLNPLIYSFRNKNVTEAMKKMLGVNTLFQEIV, from the coding sequence ATGAGGAACTACACTGGACAGTCAGATTTCACACTGCTGGGATTCTTCAGTCAATCCAAGCACCCTGCCCTGCTGGCTGTGGTCATATTTGTAGTTTTCATGGTGGCCTTGTTTGGAAACGCCCTTCTGATCCTGCTGATAGTCTCTGACATccacctccacacacccatgtacttttttATCAGCCAGCTGTCCCTCATGGACATGATGTACATTTCTGTCACTGTGCCCAAGATGCTCTTGGACCAGGTTGTGGGAAGCCAAAAGATCTCAGCTGCAGCCTGTGGAATGCAGATGTTCTTGTACTTGACACTAGGAGGGTCAGAATTTTTGCTTCTAGCTGCCATGtcctatgatcgctatgtggccatctgccatcCACTAAGGTATCCTGTCCTCATGAATCACAGGGTGTGTCTTCTCCTGTTGTCTGTTTGTTGGCTCCTGGGATCCTTGGATGGCTTCATGCTCACACCAGTTACCATGACCTTCCCATTCTGTGGATCTCGGAAGATCCACCACTTCTTCTGCGAGGTCCCTGCTGTGACCAAACTCTCCTGCTCTGACACCTGGCTCTATGAGACCctcatgtatgtgtgctgtgtgctcatGATTCTCATTCCTGTGACAGTCATCTCAGGCTCCTATTCATCTATCCTCCTCACTGTCCTCAGGATGAACTcagcagagggcaggaagaaGGCCCTGGCCACCTGCTCCTCCCACATGACTGTGGTCCTCCTCTTCTATGGAGCTGCTGTCTATACCTACatgctccctgcctccctccacaCCCCTGAGAAGGACATGGTGGTGTCTGTGTTTTATACCATACTCACCCCTCTGTTGAACCCACTAATCTATAGTTTTAGGAATAAGAATGTCACAGAGGCTATGAAGAAAATGTTGGGTGTGAACACCCTCTTCCAAGAAATAGTATAG